Proteins co-encoded in one Rhopalosiphum maidis isolate BTI-1 chromosome 2, ASM367621v3, whole genome shotgun sequence genomic window:
- the LOC113552583 gene encoding uncharacterized protein LOC113552583 gives MEDRKFTSSKKMSSVHYEFVPTGQTINQVFYKQVLERLREKVRRKRPEVWKSKLKSTLKGHRFEDVDETIHNATQELKAITMEEIQRCFKKWQDRWEYCIKAKGHYFEGDPFK, from the exons ATGGAAGACCGCAAATTCACCTCGTCCAAAAAAATGTCGTCAG TTCATTATGAGTTTGTACCTACGGGTCAGACAATAAATCAAGTGTTCTATAAACAAGTATTAGAAAGATTAAGAGAGAAAGTACGCCGTAAAAGACCAGAAGTGTGGAAATCAAA ACTAAAAAGTACCCTCAAAGGCCATAGATTCGAAGACGTTGACGAAACTATCCATAACGCGACACAAGAGCTAAAGGCTATAACTATGGAGGAAATTCAAAGATGTTTCAAAAAGTGGCAAGACCGTTGGGAGTATTGTATTAAAGCTAAAGGACACTATTTTGAAGGTGATCcatttaaatag
- the LOC113552585 gene encoding protein GVQW3-like has translation MDNITEQRACIKFCFKIGKNATETFELIKLAFGDVSLSRCVTFDWFKRFKKGRISIEDDHRPGRPSSSKTNDTIDLVRNKIRNDRRLTVREVANEVGILIGTCHSILSDELGMKSVRKISTKIVNGGANGTSH, from the coding sequence ATGGATAATATTACGGAGCAACGCGcgtgtattaaattttgtttcaaaattgGTAAAAATGCTACGGAAACTTTTGAACTGATTAAATTGGCTTTTGGAGATGTTTCACTAAGCCGCTGTGTAACTTTTGACTGGttcaaacgttttaaaaaaggTCGGATATCCATTGAAGATGATCATCGTCCTGGGCGTCCATCATCATCAAAAACAAATGATACCATTGATCTTGTTCGAAACAAAATTAGAAACGACCGAAGATTAACTGTTAGAGAAGTAGCCAATGAAGTTGGTATATTAATTGGCACTTGTCATTCAATTTTATCAGATGAATTGGGTATGAAGAGTGTCCGCAAAATTAGTACCAAAATTGTTAACGGAGGAGCTAATGGAACATCGCATTGA